A stretch of Brassica napus cultivar Da-Ae chromosome C6, Da-Ae, whole genome shotgun sequence DNA encodes these proteins:
- the LOC106357341 gene encoding agamous-like MADS-box protein AGL104 isoform X2 has translation MGRAKLEIKPIQKSTNRQITYSKRKKGLIKKAYELSTLCDIDLALLMFSPSDRLCIFSSETRIEDVLAKYINLPDQEREKGIQNKEYLLRTLEQLKTENDMAFQINEPRYEAIHSDVKELEKELCRLQQQLQISEEELRKFEPDPVRFTSMEEMEACENHLLSTLTRMVQRREHLLSRSFEAPSTQQSIENIEGWEPEAEFKQARIIANSAYASNHYDLPLQGIISNPTQTPK, from the exons ATGGGTCGGGCCAAATTGGAGATAAAGCCGATACAGAAGAGTACGAACAGGCAAATTACGTACTCAAAACGTAAAAAAGGTTTAATAAAAAAGGCCTATGAGTTGTCAACACTTTGTGATATCGATCTTGCCCTACTCATGTTTTCCCCATCTGATCGCCTATGTATCTTTTCCAGTGAGACCAG GATTGAAGACGTTCTTGCGAAGTACATCAATCTCCCTGATCAAGAAAGAGAGAA AGGTATCCAAAACAAAGAG TATTTGTTAAGGACTCTTGAACAACTCAAAACCGAGAACGACATGGCCTTCCAAATCAACGAACCTCG CTATGAAGCTATCCACTCCGATGTCAAG GAACTTGAGAAAGAGCTTTGTAGattacaacaacagcttcagATTTCTGAGGAAGAACTGAG GAAATTCGAACCCGATCCAGTGAGGTTTACATCAATGGAGGAAATGGAAGCATGTGAAAATCATCTACTTAGTACTCTTACTCGTATGGTTCAGAGAAGG GAACATTTGTTGAGCAGATCCTTCGAAGCACCAAGTACCCAACAGAGCATAGAAAATATTGAAGGCTGGGAGCCTGAGGCTGAATTCAAACAAGCCCGTATAATAGCGAACTCAGCCTATGCATCAAATCA TTATGATCTGCCGTTGCAAGGAATTATCTCAAATCCAACCCAAACTCCAAAATGA
- the LOC106357338 gene encoding uncharacterized protein LOC106357338 isoform X1: MSFRGDGIDDETPLFWSPEYIFELPEPCLPLRQPQNHQQQALHGQQQGISHESWLRGNLLNVRSRNQIGMGQRIGQGNGVEHPTMSYFHEFPNHLQEIQQVSSDAFGSLFPQHFHRFSDDNLPVITTNITATSLNRQQHCLCAHTLSTREPLLSNQNHNYYDLNQFLAVNTEHSSHIGPSNLIPNGLHNYMPYQTYVPITSAFTINGQQLPPSVLAIRRNEAHNLRTVNNSARHHVIMQRRVHQSSSSFRVSSLYTLLRRRPRANSSKPPQNEVIGSRRRTYESRFQFGEPSSSTRRRRTTPADGSVGSTAINPTGERRVNGLYDPEYQRQGLCIDPHLRNFLNQ, from the exons ATGTCTTTTCGAGGCGATGGAATCGATGATGAAACGCCTCTCTTCTGGAGTCCggaatatatttttgagttaCCGGAACCATGTCTTCCATTAAGG CAGCCACAAAATCACCAACAGCAAGCCCTTCATGGACAACAACAAGGCATTTCGCATGAGTCTTGGTTACGAGGAAATCTATTAAATGTGCGTTCAAGG AACCAAATAGGGATGGGTCAACGAATCGGACAAGGAAATGGAGTTGAACACCCAACTATGTCTTATTTTCATGAGTTTCCAAATCATCTTCAAGA GATACAACAAGTAAGTTCTGATGCATTTGGTTCACTGTTTCCTCAACACTTCCATCGTTTTTCAGATGATAACCTTCCAGTTATCACCACAAACATAACAGCAACTTCTCTAAATAGA CAACAACATTGTCTTTGTGCTCATACTCTTTCAACTAG AGAGCCTCTGTTAAGCAACCAAAATCATAATTATTATgatttgaatcaatttttggcGGTGAATACAGAGCATTCAAGTCACATAGGCCCGAGCAATCTCATTCCAAATGG GTTACATAATTATATGCCTTATCAGACGTATGTCCCAATCACTTCGGCTTTTACCATAAATGGACAGCAACTGCCCCCATCGGTTTTAGCCATTCGGCGTAATGAAGCTCACAATCTAAGGACGGTTAACAATTCAGCTAG GCATCATGTCATTATGCAAAGAAGGGTGCATCAGTCCTCATCAAGTTTTCGGGTTTCCAGCTTATACACTCTGCTGCGTAGACGTCCAAGGGCAAACTCAAGCAAACCTCCACAA AATGAAGTTATAGGATCTCGGCGAAGAACTTATGAAAGTCGGTTTCAATTTGGGGAACCATCTTCTTCTACTCGACGCAGG AGGACTACACCAGCAGATGGAAGTGTTGGTTCAACTGCAATCAATCCTACTGGAGAAAG GAGAGTAAATGGACTGTACGATCCAGAATACCAAAGACAAGGTCTATGTATTGACCCTCACTTGAGAAATTTTCTCAATCaataa
- the LOC106357338 gene encoding uncharacterized protein LOC106357338 isoform X2, producing the protein MSFRGDGIDDETPLFWSPEYIFELPEPCLPLRPQNHQQQALHGQQQGISHESWLRGNLLNVRSRNQIGMGQRIGQGNGVEHPTMSYFHEFPNHLQEIQQVSSDAFGSLFPQHFHRFSDDNLPVITTNITATSLNRQQHCLCAHTLSTREPLLSNQNHNYYDLNQFLAVNTEHSSHIGPSNLIPNGLHNYMPYQTYVPITSAFTINGQQLPPSVLAIRRNEAHNLRTVNNSARHHVIMQRRVHQSSSSFRVSSLYTLLRRRPRANSSKPPQNEVIGSRRRTYESRFQFGEPSSSTRRRRTTPADGSVGSTAINPTGERRVNGLYDPEYQRQGLCIDPHLRNFLNQ; encoded by the exons ATGTCTTTTCGAGGCGATGGAATCGATGATGAAACGCCTCTCTTCTGGAGTCCggaatatatttttgagttaCCGGAACCATGTCTTCCATTAAGG CCACAAAATCACCAACAGCAAGCCCTTCATGGACAACAACAAGGCATTTCGCATGAGTCTTGGTTACGAGGAAATCTATTAAATGTGCGTTCAAGG AACCAAATAGGGATGGGTCAACGAATCGGACAAGGAAATGGAGTTGAACACCCAACTATGTCTTATTTTCATGAGTTTCCAAATCATCTTCAAGA GATACAACAAGTAAGTTCTGATGCATTTGGTTCACTGTTTCCTCAACACTTCCATCGTTTTTCAGATGATAACCTTCCAGTTATCACCACAAACATAACAGCAACTTCTCTAAATAGA CAACAACATTGTCTTTGTGCTCATACTCTTTCAACTAG AGAGCCTCTGTTAAGCAACCAAAATCATAATTATTATgatttgaatcaatttttggcGGTGAATACAGAGCATTCAAGTCACATAGGCCCGAGCAATCTCATTCCAAATGG GTTACATAATTATATGCCTTATCAGACGTATGTCCCAATCACTTCGGCTTTTACCATAAATGGACAGCAACTGCCCCCATCGGTTTTAGCCATTCGGCGTAATGAAGCTCACAATCTAAGGACGGTTAACAATTCAGCTAG GCATCATGTCATTATGCAAAGAAGGGTGCATCAGTCCTCATCAAGTTTTCGGGTTTCCAGCTTATACACTCTGCTGCGTAGACGTCCAAGGGCAAACTCAAGCAAACCTCCACAA AATGAAGTTATAGGATCTCGGCGAAGAACTTATGAAAGTCGGTTTCAATTTGGGGAACCATCTTCTTCTACTCGACGCAGG AGGACTACACCAGCAGATGGAAGTGTTGGTTCAACTGCAATCAATCCTACTGGAGAAAG GAGAGTAAATGGACTGTACGATCCAGAATACCAAAGACAAGGTCTATGTATTGACCCTCACTTGAGAAATTTTCTCAATCaataa
- the LOC106354586 gene encoding transcription factor TGA7-like, protein MMSSFSPTQLASLRDMGIYEPFQQLVSWGNVYKSDINDHSPNTASSSVIQVDARIDDHNNIVKSNYASTSHNHIEAEPSSNDHQDVDDDDDDRIHDKMKRRLAQNREAARKSRLRRKAYVQQLEESRLKLSQLEQELEKAKQQGLRVSNSIPSGSITNARIATFEMEHSHWLEEQSRRVSELRIALQAHISDIELRMLVESCLNHYANLFRMKSDAAKADVFYLISGMWRTSTERFFQWIGGFRPSELLNVVMPYLQPLTDQQVLEVRNLQQSSQQAEEALSQGIEKLQQSLVENIVVDAFSMDYPPQMAAALENLQALEGFVNQADHLRQQTLQQMAKILTTRQSARGLLALGEYLHRLRALSSLWAARPREPT, encoded by the exons ATGATGAGTTCTTTTTCTCCAACTCAACTTGCATCTTTAAGAGACATGGGAATCTATGAACCATTTCAACAACTTGTCTCTTGGGGGAATGTTTACAAATCTGATATTAATGATCATAGTCCAAACACTGCCTCTTCCTCTGTTATTCAAGTGGATGCTAGAATTGATGATCACAACAACATCGTCAAG TCAAATTACGCTTCTACTTCCCATAACCATATCGAAGCAGAACCTTCTAGTAATGATCATCaggatgttgatgatgatgatgatgacaggATTCATGATAAG ATGAAACGGCGTTTAGCTCAAAACCGAGAAGCTGCTCGCAAAAGTCGCTTGAGAAGGAAG GCTTATGTTCAGCAGCTAGAAGAAAGTAGGTTAAAGTTATCGCAGTTAGAACAAGAACTTGAAAAGGCTAAGCAACAG ggATTACGTGTAAGCAACTCAATACCATCTGGAAGCATTACTAACGCAAGGATTGCTACCTTTGAGATGGAACATTCACACTGGCTTGAAGAACAAAGCAGGAGAGTAAGCGAGCTACGAATAGCGCTTCAAGCTCATATAAGCGACATAGAGCTAAGAATGCTTGTAGAGAGTTGCTTGAACCATTACGCCAACCTCTTCCGCATGAAATCTGATGCAGCTAAAGCCGATGTTTTCTACTTGATATCGGGCATGTGGAGAACTTCTACTGAAAGATTTTTCCAATGGATTGGAGGGTTTCGTCCATCCGAGCTTTTGAAC GTTGTGATGCCGTATCTTCAGCCATTAACTGATCAGCAAGTCTTGGAAGTGAGAAACCTCCAGCAATCATCGCAACAAGCAGAGGAGGCTCTTTCTCAAGGGATCGAGAAGCTTCAACAAAGTTTGGTTGAAAACATCGTGGTTGATGCATTTTCCATGGATTACCCTCCTCAAATGGCTGCAGCGTTAGAGAATCTTCAAGCATTAGAAGGTTTTGTTAACCAA GCGGATCATCTAAGGCAGCAAACGTTGCAGCAAATGGCGAAGATCTTGACGACAAGACAATCGGCTAGAGGGTTGCTTGCGTTGGGAGAGTATCTTCATAGACTTCGTGCTCTTAGCTCTCTTTGGGCAGCTCGTCCAAGAGAaccaacttaa
- the LOC106357341 gene encoding agamous-like MADS-box protein AGL104 isoform X1, producing the protein MGRAKLEIKPIQKSTNRQITYSKRKKGLIKKAYELSTLCDIDLALLMFSPSDRLCIFSSETRIEDVLAKYINLPDQERENAIVFPDRSKRQGIQNKEYLLRTLEQLKTENDMAFQINEPRYEAIHSDVKELEKELCRLQQQLQISEEELRKFEPDPVRFTSMEEMEACENHLLSTLTRMVQRREHLLSRSFEAPSTQQSIENIEGWEPEAEFKQARIIANSAYASNHYDLPLQGIISNPTQTPK; encoded by the exons ATGGGTCGGGCCAAATTGGAGATAAAGCCGATACAGAAGAGTACGAACAGGCAAATTACGTACTCAAAACGTAAAAAAGGTTTAATAAAAAAGGCCTATGAGTTGTCAACACTTTGTGATATCGATCTTGCCCTACTCATGTTTTCCCCATCTGATCGCCTATGTATCTTTTCCAGTGAGACCAG GATTGAAGACGTTCTTGCGAAGTACATCAATCTCCCTGATCAAGAAAGAGAGAA TGCTATAGTTTTCCCTGATCGAAGCAAACGCCA AGGTATCCAAAACAAAGAG TATTTGTTAAGGACTCTTGAACAACTCAAAACCGAGAACGACATGGCCTTCCAAATCAACGAACCTCG CTATGAAGCTATCCACTCCGATGTCAAG GAACTTGAGAAAGAGCTTTGTAGattacaacaacagcttcagATTTCTGAGGAAGAACTGAG GAAATTCGAACCCGATCCAGTGAGGTTTACATCAATGGAGGAAATGGAAGCATGTGAAAATCATCTACTTAGTACTCTTACTCGTATGGTTCAGAGAAGG GAACATTTGTTGAGCAGATCCTTCGAAGCACCAAGTACCCAACAGAGCATAGAAAATATTGAAGGCTGGGAGCCTGAGGCTGAATTCAAACAAGCCCGTATAATAGCGAACTCAGCCTATGCATCAAATCA TTATGATCTGCCGTTGCAAGGAATTATCTCAAATCCAACCCAAACTCCAAAATGA
- the LOC106357342 gene encoding 60S ribosomal protein L30-2 yields MVTAKKTKKSHEGINSRLALVMKSGKYTLGYKSVLKSLRGSKGKLILISSNCPPLRRSEIEYYAMLAKVGVHHYNGNNVDLGTACGKYFRVSCLSIVDPGDSDIIKSIPGDQ; encoded by the exons ATGGTGACGGCCAAGAAAACG AAGAAGTCACACGAGGGAATCAACAGCAGGTTGGCACTTGTGATGAAGAGTGGCAAATACACTCTTGGTTACAAGTCTGTCCTCAAGTCTCTGAGAGGATCCAAAG GGAAGCTGATTCTCATCTCCTCGAATTGCCCACCGTTGAGGAGATCTGAGATTGAGTATTACGCTATGCTTGCCAAAGTTGGTGTTCACCACTACAATGGAA ACAACGTTGATTTGGGAACAGCTTGTGGGAAGTACTTCCGTGTTTCTTGTCTGAGCATCGTTGATCCTG GTGATTCTGACATTATCAAGAGCATTCCTGGTGATCAGTGA